The proteins below come from a single Streptomyces sp. MRC013 genomic window:
- a CDS encoding EamA family transporter, producing the protein MTTARISGAVWAALAIVYLVWGSTYLGIRIAVETLPPFLSAGARFVVAGLLLAALLAWRHGPGALKVTRPQLASAAAVGLLLLVGGNGLVVLAETSVPSGLTALLVAVMPAWVVLLRSVFGERPGPSAYAGVLLGLAGLAVLSLPGLSGDVHIGGVLTIVVATLMWSAGSFSSSRIPMPRNPFTASAYEMLAGGLGCALVGLVRGEQRGLDLADVSTRSWAALAYLAVFGSLIAFTAYAWLLQSAPLSLTATYAYVNPVVAVLLGWLILDEALTWSIALGGAVVVAGVWLIVRAERRPVPAEPAEPDPLPLHGGQTPSRSTGPTV; encoded by the coding sequence ATGACAACCGCGCGCATCAGCGGCGCCGTATGGGCCGCACTGGCGATCGTGTACCTCGTGTGGGGCTCCACCTACCTGGGCATCCGCATCGCCGTCGAGACCCTGCCTCCCTTCCTCTCCGCCGGCGCCCGCTTCGTCGTCGCCGGCCTCCTCCTCGCCGCGCTGCTCGCCTGGCGCCACGGACCCGGCGCCCTGAAGGTCACCCGGCCCCAGCTCGCCTCCGCCGCCGCCGTCGGCCTCCTGCTGCTCGTCGGCGGCAACGGGCTCGTCGTCCTCGCCGAGACCTCCGTGCCCTCCGGCCTCACCGCCCTCCTCGTCGCCGTCATGCCGGCCTGGGTGGTCCTCCTGCGCAGCGTGTTCGGCGAGCGCCCCGGCCCCTCGGCGTACGCCGGCGTCCTGCTCGGGCTCGCCGGGCTCGCCGTCCTCAGCCTCCCGGGTCTGAGCGGCGACGTCCACATCGGCGGCGTCCTCACCATCGTCGTCGCCACCCTCATGTGGTCCGCGGGCTCCTTCTCCTCCTCCCGCATCCCGATGCCCCGCAACCCCTTCACCGCCAGCGCCTACGAGATGCTGGCCGGCGGCCTCGGCTGCGCCCTCGTCGGCCTCGTCCGCGGCGAGCAGCGCGGACTGGACCTGGCCGACGTCTCCACCCGCTCCTGGGCCGCTCTCGCCTACCTGGCCGTCTTCGGCTCGCTGATCGCCTTCACCGCGTACGCCTGGCTCCTGCAGAGCGCCCCGCTCTCCCTCACCGCCACCTACGCCTACGTCAACCCGGTCGTCGCCGTCCTCCTCGGCTGGCTGATCCTCGACGAGGCGCTGACCTGGTCCATCGCCCTCGGCGGCGCCGTCGTCGTCGCCGGCGTCTGGCTGATCGTCCGCGCCGAACGGCGCCCCGTCCCCGCCGAACCGGCGGAGCCGGATCCGCTACCACTCCACGGCGGACAAACCCCCAGCCGCTCCACCGGGCCTACCGTGTGA
- a CDS encoding PucR family transcriptional regulator, with translation MPLTLASLVQHSALKLVVRTGADRLDTPVRWAHVSELADPVPYMEGGELLLTTAMTLDAQDAGAMRRYVRRLARAGVVGVGFAVGVNHDEIPAALLQAAREEGLPLLEVPRRTPFLAISKAVSAALAADQYRAVTAGFEAQRELTRAALAEGPDAVVARLAAHVDGWAALYDASGAVLTAAPDWAARRAARLTPDVERLRDRPAPASTVVGGTDDRVELQSLGTGRRVRGVLAVGTGAAPGTAERYAVHSAIALLTLTTERSRSLQAAEQRLGAAVLRMMLAGQPDHARTVAGDLYGSLLDAPFRLLAAEAAGEAEAGAEPPLAVLADALEAAAAHAGEAVLTVPEGDDRLVALAGDGGAVVAACDAYAAREAGDAGVVIGLSAPAGPIAAATAYKQAEQALSVARRRGRALVEHEELATGSLLPLLADDAVRAFADGMLRALYEHDATGRGDLVASVRAWLSRHGQWDAAAADLGVHRHTLRYRMRRVEEILGRSLDDPDVRMELWLALKATGDRPTKRDQPAK, from the coding sequence ATGCCGCTCACCCTCGCCTCGCTCGTCCAGCACTCCGCGCTCAAGCTCGTCGTGCGTACCGGCGCGGACCGCCTGGACACGCCCGTCCGCTGGGCCCACGTCAGCGAGCTCGCCGATCCCGTCCCGTACATGGAGGGCGGCGAGCTGCTGCTCACCACCGCCATGACGCTCGACGCCCAGGACGCCGGGGCGATGCGCCGGTACGTCCGCCGGCTGGCCCGGGCCGGGGTGGTGGGGGTCGGCTTCGCGGTCGGCGTGAACCACGACGAGATCCCGGCCGCCCTGCTCCAGGCCGCCCGCGAGGAGGGGCTGCCGTTGCTGGAGGTGCCGCGCCGCACCCCGTTCCTCGCCATCTCCAAGGCGGTCTCCGCCGCGCTCGCCGCCGACCAGTACCGGGCCGTGACCGCCGGGTTCGAGGCACAGCGGGAGCTGACCCGGGCGGCGCTGGCCGAGGGCCCCGACGCCGTGGTGGCCAGGCTGGCCGCGCACGTCGACGGCTGGGCGGCGCTGTACGACGCGTCCGGCGCCGTCCTGACCGCCGCGCCCGACTGGGCGGCGCGGCGGGCCGCCCGGCTCACCCCGGACGTGGAGCGGCTGAGGGACCGCCCCGCCCCGGCCAGCACCGTCGTCGGGGGCACCGACGACCGGGTCGAGCTCCAGTCGCTGGGCACCGGGCGGCGCGTGCGCGGCGTGCTGGCGGTCGGCACGGGGGCGGCCCCCGGCACGGCGGAGCGGTACGCCGTGCACTCGGCGATCGCGCTGCTCACCCTCACCACGGAGCGGTCGCGGTCCCTGCAGGCCGCCGAGCAGCGGCTCGGCGCGGCGGTGCTGAGGATGATGCTCGCCGGGCAGCCCGACCACGCCCGCACGGTCGCCGGGGACCTGTACGGGAGCCTGCTCGACGCCCCGTTCCGGCTGCTGGCCGCGGAGGCGGCGGGCGAGGCGGAGGCGGGTGCCGAACCCCCGCTCGCCGTGCTCGCCGACGCGCTGGAGGCGGCCGCCGCCCACGCGGGGGAGGCCGTGCTGACGGTCCCGGAGGGCGACGACCGGCTGGTCGCCCTGGCCGGGGACGGGGGAGCGGTGGTCGCCGCCTGCGACGCGTACGCCGCCCGCGAGGCCGGCGACGCCGGGGTCGTCATCGGCCTGTCCGCCCCGGCCGGCCCGATAGCGGCGGCCACCGCCTACAAGCAGGCCGAGCAGGCCCTGTCGGTGGCCCGCCGGCGCGGCCGCGCCCTCGTCGAGCACGAGGAGCTGGCGACGGGGTCCCTGCTGCCGCTCCTGGCCGACGACGCCGTACGGGCCTTCGCCGACGGCATGCTGCGGGCGCTGTACGAGCACGACGCGACCGGCCGCGGCGACCTCGTCGCCTCCGTCCGCGCCTGGCTCTCCCGGCACGGGCAGTGGGACGCCGCCGCGGCGGACCTGGGCGTGCACCGCCACACGCTGCGGTACCGGATGCGGCGGGTCGAGGAGATCCTGGGCCGCTCCCTGGACGACCCGGACGTGCGCATGGAGCTGTGGCTCGCCCTCAAGGCGACGGGCGACCGGCCGACGAAGCGCGACCAACCTGCCAAGTAG
- the gabT gene encoding 4-aminobutyrate--2-oxoglutarate transaminase — MTEIPQERRVVTAIPGPKSQELQARRVASVAGGVGSVLPVFTARAGGGVIEDVDGNRLIDFGSGIAVTSVGASAEAVVRRASAQLADFTHTCFMVTPYEGYVEVCEALAELTPGDHAKKSALFNSGAEAVENAVKIARSYTGRQAVVVFDHGYHGRTNLTMALTAKNMPYKQGFGPFAPEVYRVPVAYGYRWPTGPENCGPEAAAQAIDQITKQIGAENVAAIIIEPVLGEGGFIEPAKGFLPALVKFADDNGIVFVADEIQSGFCRTGRWFACEDEGVVPDLITTAKGIAGGLPLAAVTGRAEIMDAVHGGGLGGTYGGNPVACAGALGAIETMKELDLNGRAGRIEEVMKGRLAAMQEKYEVIGDVRGRGAMIAIELVKDPATKEPNPEVAAALAKACHAEGLLVLTCGTYGNVLRFLPPLVIGEDLLNEGLDILEGAFAGI, encoded by the coding sequence ATGACCGAAATTCCGCAGGAGCGCCGCGTCGTCACCGCCATCCCGGGCCCGAAGTCGCAGGAGCTCCAGGCCCGCCGCGTCGCCTCCGTCGCGGGCGGCGTCGGTTCCGTGCTGCCGGTGTTCACCGCCCGCGCGGGCGGCGGCGTCATCGAGGACGTCGACGGCAACCGCCTCATCGACTTCGGCTCCGGCATCGCCGTGACCTCCGTGGGCGCCTCCGCCGAGGCCGTCGTCCGCCGCGCCTCCGCGCAGCTGGCGGACTTCACCCACACCTGCTTCATGGTCACGCCGTACGAGGGGTACGTGGAGGTCTGCGAGGCGCTGGCCGAGCTGACGCCGGGCGACCACGCGAAGAAGTCGGCGCTGTTCAACAGCGGTGCCGAGGCCGTCGAGAACGCGGTCAAGATCGCCCGTTCGTACACCGGGCGCCAGGCCGTCGTCGTCTTCGACCACGGCTACCACGGCCGCACCAACCTCACGATGGCGCTGACCGCCAAGAACATGCCGTACAAGCAGGGCTTCGGGCCGTTCGCGCCCGAGGTCTACCGCGTCCCGGTCGCCTACGGCTACCGCTGGCCGACCGGCCCGGAGAACTGCGGCCCCGAGGCCGCCGCGCAGGCGATCGACCAGATCACCAAGCAGATCGGCGCCGAGAACGTCGCCGCGATCATCATCGAGCCGGTCCTCGGCGAGGGCGGCTTCATCGAGCCGGCCAAGGGCTTCCTCCCGGCCCTGGTGAAGTTCGCCGACGACAACGGCATCGTCTTCGTCGCGGACGAGATCCAGTCCGGCTTCTGCCGCACCGGCCGGTGGTTCGCCTGCGAGGACGAGGGCGTCGTCCCGGACCTGATCACCACCGCCAAGGGCATCGCGGGCGGTCTGCCGCTCGCCGCCGTCACCGGCCGCGCCGAGATCATGGACGCCGTGCACGGCGGCGGCCTGGGCGGCACCTACGGCGGCAACCCGGTGGCCTGCGCCGGCGCGCTCGGCGCCATCGAGACGATGAAGGAGCTCGACCTCAACGGCAGGGCCGGGCGCATCGAGGAGGTCATGAAGGGCCGCCTCGCCGCCATGCAGGAGAAGTACGAGGTCATCGGGGACGTCCGCGGCCGCGGCGCCATGATCGCGATCGAGCTGGTGAAGGACCCGGCGACCAAGGAGCCGAACCCGGAGGTCGCCGCCGCGCTGGCGAAGGCCTGCCACGCCGAGGGCCTGCTGGTCCTGACCTGCGGCACCTACGGCAACGTGCTGCGCTTCCTGCCCCCGCTGGTGATCGGCGAGGACCTGCTGAACGAGGGCCTCGACATCCTCGAGGGCGCCTTCGCGGGCATCTGA
- a CDS encoding NADAR family protein, translating to MERREELVERVGRGERVKFLHFWGHRPRPDGRIGAGCLSQWWPSPFTVDGVVYATAEHWMMAAKARLFGDAEAEREAVSAAGPALAKRAGRLVRGFDEAVWERERYGIVVAGSRHKFAHHPELLGFLLGTGERVLVEASPMDRVWGIGLAADDERARDPARWRGLNLLGFALMDAREELRGR from the coding sequence ATGGAACGACGGGAAGAGCTGGTCGAGCGGGTCGGCAGGGGGGAGCGGGTGAAGTTCCTGCACTTCTGGGGGCACCGCCCGCGTCCCGACGGACGGATCGGGGCGGGTTGCCTGAGCCAGTGGTGGCCGTCGCCGTTCACGGTGGACGGCGTCGTCTACGCGACGGCGGAGCACTGGATGATGGCCGCCAAGGCGCGGTTGTTCGGCGACGCCGAGGCGGAGCGGGAGGCGGTCTCGGCGGCCGGTCCGGCGCTCGCCAAGAGGGCGGGGCGGCTGGTGCGCGGCTTCGACGAGGCCGTCTGGGAGCGCGAGCGGTACGGGATCGTGGTGGCGGGCAGCCGCCACAAGTTCGCCCACCACCCGGAGCTGCTGGGTTTCCTGCTCGGCACGGGTGAGCGGGTCCTGGTGGAGGCCAGCCCGATGGACCGCGTGTGGGGCATCGGGCTCGCCGCCGACGACGAGCGCGCCCGCGACCCGGCCCGCTGGCGGGGTCTCAACCTGCTGGGCTTCGCGCTCATGGACGCCCGCGAGGAGCTGCGCGGACGGTAG